One window from the genome of Buchnera aphidicola (Macrosiphoniella sanborni) encodes:
- the rne gene encoding ribonuclease E, translated as MKRMLINATQQEELRVALVDGQRLYDLNIENSGSESKKSNIYKGKITRIEPSLEAAFVDYGEKKNGFLPLKEVSQEYFPEKYIYNLGSNIKEILQEGQEIIVQINKEERGNKGASLTTFISLSGSYLVLMPNNPKSGGISRRIKGDDRLVLKELFNLLKFPKDMGLIIRTAGAGKSIDSLRWDLSLRLKHWRKIQKLANSVKAPFLIHQESNIIVRAFRDYLCQDIGEILIDNPTILELARKHISFLGRPDFTNKIKLYTGNIPLFSYFQIETQINSAFQRKVRLPSGGSIMVDSTEALTAIDINSSRSKIGTDIESTAFNTNLEAVDEISRQLRLRDLGGLIVIDFIDMSPISHQRAIENRLREIAREDRARIQIGQISRFGLLEMSRQRLSSSLGESSHHICPRCTGSGTIRDNESLSLSILRVIEEEALKENTHEVRAVVPIEIACYLLNEKREAVYAIEKRQAGGKTIIIPSKKMKTPHYSISRIKKGESKNFPNYTYSNTKNNKIANFLKEKILTTKQKKKINYTDCIPLNENENIIQKKEIHKKYTYQDVFLKKILKININYIFKLINWFKNIFITTNILKKNTFQNKNTLCQNKIENVVAKNPFSALFRKEDVFDLKKMYYFCSKYMMQLLENKQLAISDEYNLLYNIKKQENNIKKYDLENKCCDENIILNKDILKKYNDIHSIKYNSKIYSCFYTSNIFKNQIIYHYNNFLNFSQIPYPIYNVTLKVFLQLRLNRTSVNYPSVILNTDKSLKKNILKKKTNIFRQCKNKKIIRNKHSYKSKKIITKVNILKKNIENKYPIQIVMPSKLFLNFRKKKILISEKHNLYFKQSLIRDNKKNQSSAPITKISNNLYLHQTQQTFQFNLLMIHLNYQRKNSAGVHIAENFSYYPVSKPKI; from the coding sequence ATGAAAAGAATGTTAATTAATGCAACTCAGCAGGAAGAGTTGCGTGTAGCTTTAGTTGATGGTCAACGTTTATATGATCTTAATATAGAAAATTCTGGATCTGAATCAAAAAAATCAAATATATACAAAGGAAAAATCACTCGCATAGAACCTAGTTTAGAAGCTGCTTTTGTAGATTATGGTGAAAAAAAAAATGGGTTTTTACCATTAAAAGAAGTTTCTCAAGAGTATTTTCCAGAAAAATATATTTATAATTTAGGTTCTAATATTAAAGAAATTTTACAAGAAGGACAAGAAATTATTGTTCAAATAAATAAAGAAGAACGAGGTAATAAAGGCGCATCTTTAACTACTTTTATTAGTTTATCAGGAAGTTATTTAGTACTTATGCCTAATAATCCTAAATCCGGTGGTATTTCAAGAAGAATTAAAGGTGATGATAGATTAGTATTAAAAGAATTATTTAATTTATTAAAATTTCCTAAAGATATGGGTTTAATTATTAGAACTGCTGGTGCAGGAAAATCTATAGATTCATTAAGATGGGATTTATCACTAAGATTAAAGCATTGGAGAAAAATTCAAAAACTAGCAAATAGTGTAAAAGCACCATTTTTAATTCATCAAGAAAGTAATATTATTGTACGTGCGTTTAGAGATTATTTATGCCAAGATATTGGAGAAATTTTAATTGATAATCCTACAATATTAGAATTAGCACGAAAACATATTAGTTTTTTAGGTCGTCCAGATTTCACTAATAAAATCAAATTATATACTGGAAATATTCCTCTTTTTAGTTATTTTCAGATTGAAACACAAATTAATTCTGCTTTTCAAAGAAAAGTTAGATTGCCTTCTGGCGGTTCAATAATGGTTGATAGTACTGAAGCTTTAACAGCTATTGATATTAACTCTTCTCGTTCTAAAATTGGAACAGATATTGAATCTACAGCATTTAATACTAATCTGGAAGCAGTTGATGAAATTTCTCGTCAATTGCGTTTACGCGATTTAGGAGGTTTGATAGTTATTGATTTTATAGACATGTCTCCTATTAGTCATCAACGAGCAATTGAAAATCGATTACGTGAAATTGCACGAGAAGATCGTGCACGTATTCAAATTGGTCAAATTTCTCGATTTGGTTTGTTAGAAATGTCTCGACAAAGATTAAGTTCATCTTTAGGTGAATCTAGTCATCATATTTGTCCACGATGTACAGGTTCAGGAACTATTAGAGATAACGAATCACTGTCTTTATCTATTTTACGTGTAATTGAAGAAGAAGCTTTAAAAGAAAATACGCACGAAGTACGAGCAGTGGTTCCTATAGAAATTGCATGTTATTTATTGAATGAAAAACGTGAAGCAGTATATGCTATTGAAAAACGTCAAGCAGGTGGTAAAACCATTATTATTCCTAGTAAAAAAATGAAAACACCACATTATTCTATTTCTCGGATTAAAAAAGGTGAGAGTAAGAATTTTCCTAATTATACTTATTCTAATACTAAAAATAATAAAATCGCAAATTTTTTAAAAGAAAAAATTCTTACAACTAAACAGAAAAAAAAAATAAATTATACTGATTGTATTCCTTTAAATGAAAATGAAAATATAATACAAAAAAAAGAAATACACAAAAAATATACTTATCAAGATGTTTTTTTAAAAAAGATTTTAAAAATTAATATCAATTATATATTTAAGTTAATAAACTGGTTTAAAAATATCTTCATTACTACTAATATTTTAAAAAAAAATACTTTTCAAAATAAAAATACATTATGTCAAAACAAGATTGAAAATGTAGTTGCAAAAAATCCATTTTCTGCATTATTTAGAAAAGAGGATGTTTTTGATTTAAAAAAAATGTATTATTTTTGTTCAAAATACATGATGCAATTATTAGAGAATAAACAATTAGCAATTTCTGATGAATATAATTTACTATATAATATTAAAAAACAAGAAAACAATATTAAAAAATATGATTTAGAAAATAAATGTTGTGATGAAAATATTATCTTAAATAAAGATATATTAAAAAAATATAATGATATTCATAGTATAAAATATAATTCTAAAATTTATTCATGTTTTTATACTTCTAATATTTTTAAAAATCAAATTATATATCACTATAATAATTTTTTAAATTTTTCTCAAATACCATATCCTATATATAATGTTACTTTAAAAGTATTTTTGCAATTAAGATTAAATAGAACATCAGTAAATTACCCTAGTGTAATATTAAATACTGATAAATCATTAAAGAAAAATATTTTAAAAAAAAAAACTAACATATTTCGTCAATGTAAAAATAAAAAAATTATTAGAAATAAACATTCTTATAAATCAAAAAAAATAATCACTAAAGTAAATATTTTAAAAAAAAATATAGAAAATAAATATCCAATTCAAATAGTTATGCCTTCAAAATTATTTTTAAATTTTAGAAAAAAAAAGATATTGATCTCAGAAAAACATAATTTATATTTTAAACAATCTCTCATAAGAGATAATAAAAAAAATCAATCTAGTGCTCCTATCACCAAAATATCTAATAATTTATATTTACATCAAACACAACAAACTTTTCAATTTAATTTATTGATGATACATTTGAATTATCAAAGAAAAAATTCTGCAGGAGTACATATTGCTGAAAATTTTTCTTATTATCCTGTTTCAAAACCTAAAATATAA
- the rluC gene encoding 23S rRNA pseudouridine(955/2504/2580) synthase RluC, with translation MKYKITSTSITHIDKDMINQRIDNFMHGKFKNVPKSMIYRIIRTGKVRINDKKIQPYYKLQTGDILKIPPIKILYHPKKSFFPLNNAKILLNSILYEDNDLLIINKPSGIAVHGGSGCTFGVIEYFRKLRPLDKFLELVHRIDRETSGILIIAKKRQSLVFLHKQLREKKIEKEYIALVHGTWPINIKKISEPLLKVKFQNNEKKVLINPNGKPSETYFYIKKTFSKSTLLSIIPKTGRTHQIRAHALHAGHPILFDKRYGKNNLDAHIKNKISICRLLLHSYKINFIHPKNGNITFITAPLDREFQNYLNNMI, from the coding sequence ATGAAATATAAAATTACATCTACATCTATTACACATATTGATAAAGATATGATAAATCAAAGAATAGATAATTTTATGCATGGTAAATTTAAAAATGTACCTAAAAGTATGATTTATCGTATTATTAGAACAGGAAAAGTTCGAATTAATGATAAAAAAATTCAGCCATATTACAAACTACAAACTGGAGACATATTAAAAATTCCACCAATAAAAATTTTATATCATCCAAAAAAAAGTTTTTTTCCTTTAAACAATGCAAAAATTTTATTAAATAGTATTTTATATGAAGACAACGATCTATTAATCATTAACAAACCTTCAGGAATCGCAGTACATGGTGGTAGCGGCTGTACTTTTGGAGTTATAGAATATTTTCGTAAATTACGTCCATTAGATAAATTTCTTGAACTTGTACATCGAATTGATCGTGAAACATCAGGTATTTTAATAATAGCAAAAAAACGCCAATCTTTAGTATTTTTACATAAACAATTACGAGAAAAAAAAATAGAAAAAGAATACATAGCATTAGTACATGGTACATGGCCAATTAACATAAAAAAAATTTCAGAACCGCTGTTAAAAGTAAAATTTCAAAATAATGAAAAAAAAGTCTTAATTAATCCAAATGGAAAACCTTCAGAAACTTATTTTTATATTAAAAAAACATTTTCTAAATCAACTTTATTATCAATTATTCCTAAAACTGGTAGAACACATCAAATTCGTGCACATGCTTTACATGCAGGACATCCAATATTGTTTGATAAACGTTATGGTAAAAATAATTTAGATGCTCATATAAAAAATAAAATCAGTATATGTAGATTATTACTTCATTCTTATAAAATTAATTTTATACATCCAAAAAATGGAAATATAACTTTTATTACTGCTCCACTAGATAGAGAATTTCAAAATTATTTAAATAATATGATATAG
- the rpmF gene encoding 50S ribosomal protein L32, which produces MAVQKSKPTRSKRGMRRSHDSLLKSTLSIDKFSNEIHIRHHITTKGYYKGKKVI; this is translated from the coding sequence ATGGCAGTTCAAAAAAGTAAACCAACTCGTTCTAAAAGAGGTATGAGACGCTCTCATGACTCTTTATTAAAATCCACTTTATCTATAGATAAATTTTCTAATGAAATACATATTCGACACCATATTACTACTAAAGGCTATTATAAAGGGAAAAAAGTCATATAA
- the fabD gene encoding ACP S-malonyltransferase: MTSFVMLFPGQGSQYIGMLSSFFYNEKNNIFQNTFNKASDYIHYDLLKLIKEGPEQQLKKSQYTQVAILTASYAIYRFWKYQKGISPLFMSGHSLGEYSALVCSSSIKFLDALNIVFLRGKLMQKITKNKSYSMQAIIGIDKKKIQYICEMISKKRKIVSLASINSNDQIVISGDESAVKKVSSNCKKLGAKHILKINVNIPAHSIFMKPVSKKIEKLLNIITIKPPKIPVINNVDVAIEYTKKNIKNALLRQIYSTVRWKEIIDFIKSKKIFTMLEIGPNQILTNLNKKDHNIIAFNTKNLKNFSTAFNTINLIKK, encoded by the coding sequence ATGACTTCATTTGTAATGTTGTTTCCAGGACAAGGTTCGCAATATATCGGAATGTTATCTTCCTTTTTTTATAATGAAAAAAATAATATCTTTCAAAATACTTTTAATAAAGCATCAGATTATATACACTATGATTTATTAAAACTAATAAAAGAAGGACCTGAACAGCAATTAAAAAAAAGTCAATATACTCAAGTCGCGATATTAACTGCTTCATATGCAATATATCGTTTTTGGAAATACCAAAAAGGAATATCTCCATTGTTTATGTCTGGACATAGTTTAGGTGAATATTCAGCATTAGTATGCTCTAGTTCTATTAAATTTTTAGATGCATTAAATATTGTTTTTTTACGAGGAAAATTAATGCAAAAAATTACAAAAAACAAATCATATTCAATGCAAGCAATTATTGGTATAGATAAAAAAAAAATTCAATATATATGTGAAATGATATCAAAAAAAAGAAAAATAGTGTCTTTAGCTAGTATCAACTCTAATGATCAAATTGTTATTTCAGGAGATGAATCTGCTGTAAAGAAAGTATCTTCAAATTGTAAAAAATTAGGTGCAAAACATATATTAAAAATTAATGTTAATATACCTGCTCATTCAATATTCATGAAACCAGTATCTAAAAAAATAGAAAAACTTTTAAATATTATTACTATAAAACCACCCAAAATTCCAGTAATTAACAATGTAGATGTTGCAATTGAATATACCAAAAAAAACATAAAAAATGCATTATTAAGACAAATTTATAGTACTGTAAGATGGAAAGAAATTATAGATTTCATAAAATCAAAAAAAATTTTTACAATGTTAGAAATTGGACCGAATCAAATTTTAACCAATTTAAATAAAAAAGACCATAACATTATTGCATTTAATACTAAAAATTTAAAAAATTTCTCAACTGCATTCAATACAATTAATTTAATAAAAAAATGA
- the fabG gene encoding 3-oxoacyl-[acyl-carrier-protein] reductase: MKKNKKTALITGANRGIGKTIAKTLIKQGIQIIGTSTTEDGVEKINNYSKKNGFGIILNLKNTDSIIETMKEIYKKQYSIDILINNAGIKKDNLLIKMTKTEWEDVIQINLSSVFYLVKSVIGSMIRKRQGRIITIGSIIANIGNKGQVNYSASKSGLIGLHKSLALEVASKGITVNIISPGFINTNFTNTLSFKQYQKYLSNIPVKRTGYKEEIAHAVIFLTSNKASYITGHTLHINGGMYMM; this comes from the coding sequence ATGAAAAAAAATAAAAAAACCGCGTTAATTACAGGTGCAAATCGAGGAATCGGAAAAACTATAGCAAAAACATTAATTAAACAAGGTATTCAAATTATTGGAACTTCTACTACAGAAGACGGCGTAGAAAAAATTAATAATTATTCAAAAAAAAATGGATTTGGTATAATTTTAAATTTAAAAAATACTGATTCAATTATTGAAACAATGAAAGAAATTTATAAAAAACAATATTCTATTGATATTTTAATTAATAATGCCGGCATTAAAAAAGATAATTTATTAATAAAAATGACAAAAACAGAATGGGAAGATGTTATACAAATCAATTTATCATCAGTATTTTATCTTGTAAAATCTGTTATTGGTTCTATGATTAGAAAAAGACAAGGTAGAATCATTACTATTGGTTCAATCATTGCTAATATAGGAAACAAAGGTCAAGTCAATTATAGTGCCTCAAAATCCGGATTAATAGGATTACATAAATCATTAGCATTAGAAGTAGCATCAAAAGGTATTACTGTAAATATTATTTCACCTGGCTTTATTAATACAAATTTTACTAATACATTAAGTTTCAAACAATATCAAAAATATTTATCTAATATTCCTGTTAAAAGAACGGGATATAAAGAAGAAATAGCTCATGCCGTGATATTTTTAACATCAAACAAAGCATCTTATATTACTGGACATACCTTACATATAAATGGAGGCATGTATATGATGTAA
- the acpP gene encoding acyl carrier protein, producing the protein MNNVEKRIKKIIVEKLDVKEENLFNHTSFIEDLGADSLDTVELIMALEEEFDIEISDEEAEKITTIQKTIDYINNYHLKNK; encoded by the coding sequence ATGAATAACGTTGAAAAAAGAATCAAAAAAATAATTGTAGAAAAACTAGATGTAAAAGAAGAAAATCTTTTCAATCACACTTCCTTTATAGAAGATCTTGGAGCCGATTCTTTAGATACAGTAGAACTAATTATGGCTTTAGAAGAAGAATTTGATATTGAAATCTCAGATGAAGAAGCAGAGAAAATTACTACAATACAAAAAACAATTGATTATATTAATAATTATCATTTGAAAAATAAATAA
- the tmk gene encoding dTMP kinase, protein MIKNKFIVVEGLEGAGKTCACIHIKNILKKYNINNILLVRQPGSTLIAEVIRKLIKKKFHSDKLTKETELLLMYAARIQLVQKKIKPALKKGIWVISDRHDLSSIAYQGGGLGIKRTVIDQLKSLFLHDCNPDLTVYLDVFPDIGLKRILNRHSLDIIENRSLEFFKKARNSYLKNIKLDKKSIIINANVNLDQVNKNLTKTILIWLNKQII, encoded by the coding sequence ATGATAAAAAATAAATTTATCGTAGTAGAAGGATTAGAAGGTGCAGGAAAAACTTGTGCATGTATACATATTAAAAATATATTAAAAAAATATAATATTAATAATATATTATTAGTACGTCAACCAGGAAGTACACTAATTGCAGAAGTTATAAGAAAACTAATTAAAAAAAAATTTCATTCTGATAAACTAACTAAAGAAACAGAATTATTATTAATGTATGCAGCAAGAATTCAATTAGTTCAAAAAAAAATAAAACCTGCATTAAAAAAAGGAATATGGGTAATTTCAGATCGTCATGATTTATCTTCAATAGCTTATCAAGGAGGTGGATTAGGAATCAAAAGAACAGTAATTGATCAACTAAAATCACTATTTTTACATGATTGTAATCCAGATTTAACTGTTTATTTAGATGTATTTCCAGATATCGGTTTAAAAAGAATATTAAATAGACATTCATTAGATATAATTGAAAATCGATCTTTAGAATTTTTTAAAAAAGCTAGAAATAGTTATTTAAAAAATATAAAATTAGATAAAAAAAGTATAATAATTAATGCTAACGTGAATCTTGATCAAGTTAATAAAAATCTTACAAAAACAATATTAATTTGGTTAAACAAACAAATTATATGA
- a CDS encoding DNA polymerase III subunit delta' C-terminal domain-containing protein — protein sequence MKLYPWLIKPYNNIIQQHKKKKNHHAILLKTQRGIGASLLIWFISRWLLCLQPKGIHFCNECHGCQLMSSNNHPDWYNCINHKKNYCNIDTIRIINEKIFQYSQQGGCKIIFLSDIEKITESAANAFLKTLEEPPKNTWFFLINYRDLNYFSTLNSRCLIYKLFLPSEKESLNWLKQETKQNNTLSLTALRINQGSPISAKKFINGNMWTERTCFFQSLDSAFKKHDLVKILPILQTNNTIIKIDWICLLLFDAIKLNFNQKNYLINFDQIKLIQFLSDHHTNIILDFSIRTWMHCKHRFLKISGINHELLLLEQLLKWEKILNNILKN from the coding sequence ATGAAATTATATCCTTGGTTAATAAAACCTTATAATAATATTATTCAACAACATAAGAAAAAAAAAAATCATCATGCTATTTTACTCAAAACTCAAAGAGGAATAGGAGCATCTTTATTAATTTGGTTTATTAGTCGATGGTTGTTGTGTCTTCAACCAAAAGGAATACATTTTTGTAACGAGTGTCATGGATGTCAACTGATGTCTTCTAATAATCACCCTGATTGGTATAATTGCATTAATCATAAAAAAAATTACTGCAATATAGATACGATTCGTATTATTAATGAAAAAATCTTTCAATATTCACAACAAGGTGGATGTAAAATTATTTTTTTATCTGATATTGAAAAAATTACAGAATCAGCAGCTAATGCATTTTTAAAAACTTTAGAAGAACCTCCAAAAAATACTTGGTTTTTTCTTATTAATTATAGAGATCTAAATTATTTTTCTACATTAAATAGTCGTTGTCTTATTTATAAATTATTTCTTCCATCAGAAAAAGAAAGTCTTAATTGGTTAAAACAAGAAACAAAACAAAATAATACATTATCTTTAACAGCATTACGTATCAATCAAGGATCTCCTATATCTGCAAAAAAATTTATTAACGGAAATATGTGGACAGAAAGAACATGTTTTTTTCAATCATTAGATAGTGCTTTTAAAAAACATGATTTAGTAAAAATACTACCTATATTACAAACAAATAATACTATAATTAAAATTGATTGGATTTGTCTGTTATTATTTGATGCCATTAAATTAAATTTTAATCAAAAAAATTATTTAATTAATTTCGATCAAATAAAATTAATTCAATTTCTTTCTGATCATCATACAAATATTATTTTAGACTTTAGTATACGTACTTGGATGCATTGCAAACATAGATTTCTTAAAATATCTGGGATTAACCATGAGTTGTTATTATTAGAACAATTACTGAAATGGGAAAAAATTTTAAATAACATATTAAAAAACTAA
- a CDS encoding TatD family hydrolase, with product MFLIDSHCHLDRLNYHLLHKSIKDMLLKSSINYVKKFLTVSTSIRNFHKIQNLFEQYHNIFYSCGIHPLNCTKELNHFDKQEDCFNIIKKLSNIKRVIAIGETGLDYYYNPENKNIQKDFFREHIRIAIKLKKPIIVHSRNAMHDTIKILQEEHAEKCTGILHSFNENFNAALKLLELGFYISCSGIITFKNSIELCKTIKKIPLERLLIETDSPYLSPVPYRGKENQPAHLFNIAKKISIIKKIDIKTVAKITTNNFYKLFQLQHNI from the coding sequence ATGTTCTTAATTGACTCACATTGCCACCTTGATAGATTAAATTATCATCTATTACATAAAAGTATAAAAGATATGTTACTCAAGTCTTCTATAAATTATGTCAAGAAATTTTTAACAGTCTCTACTTCTATAAGAAATTTTCATAAAATTCAAAATTTATTTGAACAATATCATAATATTTTTTATTCTTGTGGTATACATCCTTTAAACTGCACAAAAGAATTAAATCATTTTGATAAACAAGAAGATTGTTTTAATATCATAAAAAAATTATCAAATATTAAGCGTGTAATTGCAATAGGTGAAACAGGTTTAGATTATTATTATAATCCTGAAAATAAAAATATACAAAAAGATTTTTTTCGCGAACATATTAGAATTGCAATCAAATTAAAAAAACCAATTATAGTGCATTCACGTAATGCAATGCATGATACCATTAAAATATTACAAGAAGAACATGCAGAAAAATGTACAGGTATATTACATTCTTTTAATGAAAATTTTAATGCAGCATTAAAATTATTAGAATTAGGTTTTTATATTTCTTGTTCTGGCATTATTACTTTTAAAAATTCTATAGAACTATGCAAAACTATAAAAAAAATACCTTTAGAACGTTTATTAATCGAAACAGATTCCCCATATTTATCACCAGTTCCGTATAGAGGAAAAGAAAATCAGCCGGCTCATTTGTTTAATATAGCAAAAAAAATATCTATAATAAAAAAAATAGATATAAAAACTGTTGCGAAAATTACAACAAATAATTTTTATAAACTCTTTCAATTACAACATAACATATAA
- the ptsG gene encoding PTS glucose transporter subunit IIBC, producing MFKNVFANLQKVGKSLMLPVSVLPIAGILLGIGSAHFILLPDILSEIMAQTGGSVFTNMPLIFSIGVALGFTKNDGVAALAAVVSYGILIQTLNAVEPIILHTNIDTIMHQHLADTGILGGIIAGAIAAYMFNKFYRIQLPEYLGFFSGKRFVPIISGLSAILIGVILSIIWPPIGQGIQIFSQWAAYQNPILAFALYGLVERALVPFGLHHIWNVPFQMQIGEYTNSIGQVFHGDIARYMAGDSTAGNLSGGFIFKMYGLPGAALAIWHTAKKENKKKIGSIMISAALTAFLTGITEPIEFSFIIVAPILYVIHSILAGLSFPLCIFLDMRSGTSFSHGLIDFIVLSGNSHHIFLFPIVGLFYGLLYYSLFYFIIINFNLYTPGRENVINHVLKKNNNEIAPYIIDALGGKNNIQNLDACITRLRITVLEISKVNQDNLKNIGAAGVIISGLGIQIVFGTRSENIKTEIDEYIKKI from the coding sequence ATGTTTAAAAATGTATTTGCAAACCTACAAAAGGTTGGTAAATCACTAATGTTACCTGTTTCAGTATTACCTATTGCAGGAATATTACTCGGAATAGGATCAGCACATTTTATTTTATTACCAGATATTCTTTCTGAAATTATGGCTCAAACAGGAGGTTCTGTTTTTACAAATATGCCATTAATTTTTTCTATTGGTGTAGCTCTTGGTTTTACAAAAAACGATGGTGTTGCAGCATTAGCTGCAGTAGTGTCCTATGGAATTCTAATTCAAACATTAAATGCAGTTGAACCAATTATTTTACATACAAATATTGATACTATAATGCATCAACATCTTGCTGATACTGGTATATTAGGAGGAATTATTGCGGGTGCTATCGCCGCATATATGTTTAATAAATTTTATCGTATTCAATTACCTGAATATTTAGGTTTTTTTTCTGGAAAAAGATTTGTACCTATTATTTCAGGATTATCTGCAATATTAATAGGTGTAATATTATCTATAATATGGCCGCCTATTGGTCAAGGTATACAGATTTTTTCACAATGGGCAGCATATCAAAATCCTATCCTAGCTTTTGCTTTATACGGATTAGTAGAAAGAGCACTTGTTCCATTTGGATTACATCATATATGGAATGTACCATTCCAAATGCAAATTGGTGAATATACTAATTCTATAGGACAAGTCTTTCATGGAGATATTGCAAGATATATGGCTGGAGATTCTACTGCTGGTAATTTATCAGGAGGTTTTATTTTTAAAATGTATGGTCTTCCAGGTGCTGCTTTAGCAATATGGCATACAGCTAAAAAAGAAAATAAAAAAAAAATAGGTAGTATTATGATTTCAGCAGCATTAACTGCTTTTCTTACTGGTATTACTGAGCCTATTGAGTTTTCATTTATTATTGTTGCACCAATACTATATGTTATCCATTCTATTCTAGCAGGATTATCTTTTCCATTATGTATTTTTTTAGATATGCGTTCAGGAACGAGTTTTTCACATGGTTTAATAGATTTTATAGTATTGAGTGGAAATAGTCATCATATTTTTCTTTTTCCCATTGTCGGATTGTTCTATGGATTATTATATTATAGTCTGTTTTATTTTATCATTATTAATTTTAATTTATATACACCTGGACGTGAAAATGTAATAAATCACGTTTTAAAAAAAAATAATAATGAAATAGCTCCATATATTATTGATGCATTAGGAGGGAAAAATAATATTCAGAATTTAGATGCATGTATTACACGATTAAGAATTACTGTTTTAGAAATTTCTAAAGTAAATCAAGATAATCTAAAGAATATTGGAGCCGCAGGCGTAATCATTTCAGGATTAGGGATACAAATTGTATTTGGAACAAGATCTGAAAATATTAAAACAGAAATAGATGAATATATAAAAAAAATATAA
- a CDS encoding histidine triad nucleotide-binding protein encodes MEDGVIFKKIINNKISANIVYQDHKVTAFTDIKPKAPVHILIVPNCFIASSNEINKNNKYILAHMFYIAVKIAKKEKISQTGYKIIINCNKNGGQEINYLHMHLLGGEKLKFLY; translated from the coding sequence ATGGAAGATGGTGTAATTTTCAAAAAAATTATTAATAATAAAATTTCAGCTAATATTGTATATCAAGATCATAAAGTAACTGCATTTACAGATATAAAACCAAAAGCACCAGTACATATCTTAATTGTACCTAATTGTTTTATTGCATCATCTAATGAAATTAATAAAAATAATAAATATATTTTAGCACATATGTTTTATATTGCTGTAAAAATTGCTAAAAAAGAAAAAATTAGTCAAACAGGATATAAAATTATTATTAATTGTAATAAAAATGGAGGACAAGAAATTAATTATCTTCATATGCATTTACTAGGTGGAGAAAAACTTAAATTTTTATATTAA